One window of the Cohnella hashimotonis genome contains the following:
- a CDS encoding DUF3889 domain-containing protein yields the protein MNLRYSKKVTGTIRLSFLLATLAVAACTGLALRAGHADAADTSYHKWSLIAIKETKDKYPKAALVDYSHIGRTQLGGGLSEEKFKLWLRQADREFGVFVTVRFSDAEDRLISVAMSETPR from the coding sequence ATGAATCTGCGCTATTCCAAGAAGGTAACGGGCACGATCCGCCTGAGCTTCCTGCTCGCTACGCTGGCAGTCGCCGCCTGTACAGGTTTGGCGTTGCGCGCCGGACATGCCGATGCCGCGGACACCTCCTACCATAAGTGGAGCCTGATCGCGATCAAGGAGACCAAAGACAAATATCCGAAGGCGGCGCTCGTCGATTATTCGCACATCGGCAGAACGCAGCTCGGAGGCGGCCTCAGCGAGGAGAAATTCAAGCTTTGGCTCCGCCAGGCCGACCGGGAATTCGGCGTATTCGTGACCGTCCGGTTCAGCGACGCCGAAGATCGTCTGATCTCGGTCGCCATGAGCGAGACGCCGCGCTGA
- a CDS encoding ABC transporter substrate-binding protein codes for MVRTRTALPAISLCLLLSGCFGPSGGDVLPGASGDGPAPVVLSFWNPFGGGEGEFVERIIGDFNASQDAVFVKQLRLESNEYYARLGTALSFGSGPDVAVVHADRLAPLVKAGRISELDGLAEQAGFRFEEIDASNVQSVVFGGKHYAIPLDTHFHMLYYNKDILAKAGALGGDDTPDLGEATPEGFVRFLRQIRERVPDVQPFAVNTPYFQEPFLDLYYEAGGDLLSPDGTRAAIAGDAAVRVLAFYQRLFAEGLSDLNDKTPWDSFDKGRAGLWFGGVWEAGHYLANPALNVGIMPLPPIFGSDVHWGSSHTLAIPAYATGAKRDAAMAFIKYFSEVGSVLWGEAGHIPANTAVMTSAEYQALPYRKLFVRSQRTVKPAPKTDKYAALLTALSEELQSIIQNRTEPASGLAAAERRLNEILSN; via the coding sequence GTGGTACGAACGCGCACGGCATTGCCGGCAATCTCGCTGTGCCTGCTGCTGTCGGGCTGCTTCGGACCGTCCGGCGGCGACGTTCTGCCCGGGGCGAGCGGAGATGGCCCGGCGCCTGTGGTGCTGTCCTTCTGGAATCCGTTCGGCGGAGGGGAGGGCGAATTCGTCGAGCGCATCATCGGGGACTTCAACGCCTCGCAGGACGCCGTGTTCGTGAAGCAGCTTCGGCTCGAGTCCAACGAGTATTACGCCAGACTCGGTACCGCGCTCTCTTTCGGCAGCGGTCCCGACGTGGCCGTCGTCCATGCGGACCGACTGGCGCCGCTCGTCAAGGCGGGGCGCATATCGGAGCTCGACGGGCTGGCGGAGCAGGCCGGCTTTCGTTTCGAGGAGATCGACGCGTCGAACGTGCAAAGCGTCGTCTTCGGCGGGAAGCATTATGCGATTCCGCTGGATACGCATTTTCATATGCTGTACTACAACAAAGACATTCTGGCCAAAGCCGGCGCGCTCGGCGGGGACGATACGCCCGATCTGGGGGAAGCCACGCCGGAAGGATTCGTGCGGTTTTTGCGGCAGATTCGCGAACGGGTGCCGGACGTGCAGCCCTTTGCCGTGAACACGCCGTATTTCCAGGAGCCGTTTCTGGACCTGTACTACGAGGCGGGCGGCGATCTGCTCAGTCCGGACGGCACGCGGGCGGCGATCGCCGGCGACGCGGCCGTCCGGGTGCTTGCTTTTTATCAGCGGCTGTTCGCCGAAGGCTTAAGCGATCTGAACGACAAGACGCCCTGGGACTCCTTCGATAAAGGACGGGCGGGGCTGTGGTTCGGCGGCGTATGGGAAGCGGGGCATTACCTGGCCAACCCCGCCCTGAACGTAGGCATTATGCCGCTGCCGCCGATCTTCGGGAGCGACGTCCATTGGGGCAGCTCGCATACGCTGGCCATTCCGGCTTACGCGACCGGCGCGAAGCGGGACGCCGCCATGGCTTTTATCAAGTACTTTTCGGAGGTCGGCAGCGTTTTGTGGGGGGAAGCGGGACATATTCCGGCCAATACGGCCGTCATGACGAGCGCGGAATATCAGGCGCTGCCTTATCGCAAGCTATTCGTCCGATCGCAGCGGACCGTGAAGCCGGCGCCGAAAACGGACAAGTACGCAGCGTTGTTGACCGCCTTGTCGGAGGAGCTGCAGAGCATCATTCAAAACCGCACGGAACCGGCAAGCGGACTGGCGGCGGCGGAGCGGCGTCTGAACGAGATTTTGTCGAACTAA
- a CDS encoding alpha/beta hydrolase family protein — protein sequence MGDKEAGPAPARRAYSLQPGEGRLERAFAGDQGPWRGAIAGLWIAGGAAAGAGMLGAPTGFGTPVDLLSAVSAHTGAFALFSLFAAWALTFVPRLSGPFATVGGLLYTGALVFFLLFFSDMGVILSLLLACAYTLAAAGTGWLLAAAFARETGKRRRYASILALVLLAGAVAWAADPSLLRPDWPVRFSMDDADSAADAGEGSAGDADGAESVFLPLTTGDPSLPGSFAFDAFTYGSGTDRRPEFGKEAQLISEPVDASAYLKDWPLLRKWYWGFGPKTLPLNGRVWMPRGEGAFPLVLIVHGNHAMEDYSDGGYAYLGEQLASRGYIAVSVDENFLNYSVWSGIPDEDMKLRAWMLLRHIGQLRDYNEDSDTPFYGKVDLQKISLVGHSRGGQAVAMAADRDEWFDGDASLLSASDYRIVSIAAIAPTDTVVDGKQPRLRNISYLTLQGASDADINDFFGDRQYSRTTFSAGGTGQAGSAFKASLYIEGANHGQFNESWGQRDSSLPAGLFLRKPALPGEAQRTIAKGYLTAFMEVTLGGDGAYMPLFEDYRSASAYLPATRYVSRYESDAFMALARFDGEDAVPAHPGAGISGASEGVTAEVTEALDRQRHGKGTHGLALRWATDGSYTMTWGKVFATGASTNGKAALAFAMADLSRDLKGQSGTIHAAAIRIGLTDANGIYVELPLSDFASPQPLFRASITRLGPLESLVDDGKYREPYEPVFQTYRLPLGAWTEANPSFEPGTLSGISFVLSGGPVKVMLDDIGISPF from the coding sequence ATGGGCGACAAAGAGGCCGGTCCAGCGCCGGCGCGCCGCGCCTACAGCCTGCAGCCAGGCGAAGGACGGCTGGAACGCGCCTTCGCCGGAGACCAAGGGCCGTGGCGCGGCGCAATCGCGGGTCTATGGATCGCGGGGGGCGCCGCAGCGGGCGCGGGCATGCTGGGCGCGCCGACGGGCTTCGGAACGCCGGTCGATCTCCTGTCGGCGGTGTCCGCGCATACGGGGGCCTTTGCTTTATTTTCGCTTTTCGCCGCATGGGCCTTGACGTTCGTCCCCCGGCTGTCCGGTCCGTTCGCGACGGTTGGCGGTCTGCTTTATACGGGCGCGCTCGTCTTTTTTTTGCTGTTTTTCAGCGATATGGGCGTTATTCTATCGCTTCTATTGGCATGCGCATATACGCTCGCCGCCGCCGGAACGGGCTGGCTGCTTGCCGCAGCGTTCGCGCGGGAGACCGGCAAGCGCCGGCGATACGCCTCTATTTTGGCGCTGGTGCTATTGGCCGGCGCGGTTGCCTGGGCGGCGGATCCTTCCCTTCTGCGGCCGGATTGGCCGGTTCGCTTTTCGATGGACGATGCCGATTCCGCGGCCGACGCGGGCGAAGGGAGCGCAGGGGACGCCGATGGCGCCGAGAGCGTCTTTCTTCCACTAACGACGGGCGATCCGTCGCTGCCCGGCAGCTTCGCGTTCGACGCCTTCACATACGGAAGCGGAACCGACCGTCGCCCTGAGTTCGGCAAGGAAGCGCAGCTGATCTCGGAGCCGGTGGACGCGTCCGCCTATTTGAAGGACTGGCCGCTTCTTCGCAAATGGTACTGGGGGTTCGGTCCGAAGACGCTTCCGTTAAACGGGCGCGTGTGGATGCCGCGCGGAGAAGGCGCCTTTCCGCTCGTGTTGATCGTTCACGGCAATCATGCGATGGAGGATTATTCGGACGGGGGCTACGCCTATCTGGGCGAGCAGCTCGCCAGCCGCGGCTACATCGCCGTATCGGTCGACGAGAACTTCCTTAATTACTCCGTCTGGTCAGGCATCCCGGATGAGGATATGAAGCTGAGAGCCTGGATGCTGCTTCGGCATATCGGCCAACTGCGGGACTATAACGAAGATAGCGACACTCCGTTCTACGGCAAGGTGGATCTGCAAAAAATTTCTCTCGTCGGCCACTCGCGAGGCGGGCAAGCGGTCGCCATGGCGGCGGACCGGGACGAATGGTTCGATGGCGATGCTTCTTTGCTTTCGGCGTCGGACTATCGGATCGTATCGATCGCGGCGATCGCGCCGACCGATACCGTCGTGGACGGAAAGCAGCCGCGGCTGCGCAACATTTCTTATCTGACGCTGCAGGGTGCGTCCGATGCCGATATCAACGATTTTTTCGGCGATCGGCAATATTCGCGCACGACGTTTTCGGCGGGAGGGACAGGGCAAGCCGGTTCGGCGTTCAAAGCGTCCCTCTACATAGAGGGCGCGAACCACGGGCAATTTAACGAAAGCTGGGGCCAGCGCGACAGCTCGCTGCCGGCGGGGCTTTTTCTCCGCAAGCCCGCGCTTCCGGGAGAGGCGCAGCGGACGATCGCCAAGGGCTACCTGACCGCCTTTATGGAAGTGACGCTCGGCGGAGACGGCGCCTACATGCCGCTATTCGAAGATTATCGCTCGGCGAGCGCCTATCTTCCGGCTACGCGCTATGTCAGCCGTTACGAAAGCGATGCCTTTATGGCGTTGGCGCGGTTCGACGGCGAAGATGCCGTTCCCGCGCATCCCGGCGCAGGCATATCGGGAGCGTCCGAAGGCGTGACTGCAGAAGTCACCGAAGCGCTGGACAGGCAGCGGCACGGCAAGGGTACGCACGGGCTCGCGTTGCGGTGGGCAACCGACGGCTCATATACGATGACGTGGGGGAAAGTCTTTGCGACCGGCGCTTCCACAAACGGCAAAGCCGCGCTCGCCTTTGCGATGGCCGATCTGTCCCGCGACCTCAAGGGACAAAGCGGAACGATTCACGCAGCGGCGATACGGATCGGCCTGACGGACGCGAACGGAATCTATGTCGAGCTGCCGCTCTCGGATTTCGCCTCGCCGCAGCCGCTTTTTCGCGCCTCGATTACCCGTCTGGGTCCGCTGGAGTCTCTTGTTGACGACGGAAAGTACCGGGAGCCGTACGAGCCGGTATTCCAAACCTATCGATTGCCGCTTGGCGCCTGGACGGAGGCGAATCCGTCATTCGAGCCGGGTACCCTGAGCGGAATCTCGTTCGTGCTGAGCGGCGGTCCGGTAAAAGTCATGCTGGACGATATCGGTATCAGCCCCTTTTGA
- a CDS encoding Uma2 family endonuclease, giving the protein MTGLNKKDKDDKDDKKEKKDEEDKKDTEAKENTKAKENTKAKENTKAKENTKAKENTKAKENTKAKENTKAKENTKAKGSEVREQVVTYEIYADMPDDGNRYEIFDGKLELMSGPNIYHQAISGKLHLLLQSCTSDYIVLYSPLDVILSNTNVMQPDLVLVSKDRWDIVSKRGVEGAPDLAVEILSPGSRKRDRVRKHAVYEKHGVSEYWIVDPTARTLEQFLLVDGRYRVGELFEEQDRVVSERFPCLSFAVDELFKGDVLERLASLN; this is encoded by the coding sequence ATGACTGGGCTGAACAAGAAAGACAAGGATGACAAGGATGACAAGAAAGAAAAGAAAGACGAGGAAGACAAGAAAGACACTGAAGCCAAGGAAAACACGAAAGCCAAGGAAAACACGAAAGCCAAGGAGAACACGAAAGCCAAGGAGAACACGAAAGCCAAGGAAAACACGAAAGCCAAGGAAAACACGAAAGCCAAGGAAAACACGAAAGCCAAGGAGAACACGAAAGCCAAGGGTAGCGAGGTTCGCGAGCAGGTCGTGACCTACGAGATCTACGCGGACATGCCGGACGACGGCAATCGCTACGAGATCTTCGACGGCAAGCTCGAGTTGATGTCCGGACCGAATATTTATCATCAGGCCATCAGCGGCAAGCTGCATCTGCTCTTACAAAGCTGTACCTCGGACTATATTGTGCTTTATTCGCCGCTGGATGTCATCCTCAGCAATACCAATGTCATGCAGCCGGATCTCGTGCTCGTCAGCAAGGACCGCTGGGACATCGTCAGCAAGCGCGGCGTGGAAGGGGCGCCCGATCTGGCCGTCGAGATCCTGTCCCCGGGCTCGCGCAAGCGGGATCGGGTGCGCAAGCATGCGGTCTACGAGAAGCACGGCGTATCCGAATACTGGATCGTCGACCCGACCGCCCGGACGCTGGAGCAGTTTTTGCTCGTCGACGGTCGCTACCGCGTAGGCGAGCTTTTCGAGGAGCAGGACCGGGTCGTTTCGGAGCGGTTCCCGTGCCTCTCCTTCGCAGTAGACGAGCTGTTCAAGGGCGACGTGCTGGAGCGGCTGGCATCGTTGAACTGA
- a CDS encoding nitroreductase family protein yields the protein MSEATASATEYASVVRERHSVRQYDPNATISESELKEILSEASLAPSSSNTQSWRFLVFHDKELQQKLLPIANNQQQIVDSSAVVAVLADREGFKRLGQINDIAVEKGIMPREFADQFTERSIAMYGSLSKEKQTQIALVDGGLVSMQIMLSAKARGYDTVPMGGFDAARLVEEFGIPETLVPVMLIAVGKGAAPGRATARLPLEEITFWNGQGLK from the coding sequence ATGAGCGAAGCTACCGCAAGCGCAACCGAGTATGCAAGCGTCGTCCGCGAACGCCATTCCGTACGTCAATACGATCCGAACGCCACGATCTCCGAATCCGAGCTGAAGGAGATTCTGTCCGAGGCGTCCCTGGCGCCGTCGAGCAGCAATACGCAATCCTGGCGCTTCCTCGTTTTCCATGACAAGGAGCTGCAACAAAAGCTGCTGCCGATCGCGAACAACCAGCAGCAAATCGTTGATTCGTCCGCGGTCGTCGCAGTGCTTGCGGATCGCGAAGGCTTCAAGCGTCTCGGACAAATCAACGACATCGCGGTGGAGAAGGGCATCATGCCTCGCGAATTCGCCGACCAGTTCACAGAGCGCAGCATTGCGATGTACGGCAGCCTGAGCAAGGAAAAGCAAACGCAAATCGCGCTTGTCGACGGCGGCCTCGTCAGCATGCAAATCATGCTGTCGGCCAAGGCGCGCGGCTACGACACGGTACCGATGGGCGGCTTCGACGCCGCGCGTCTCGTGGAAGAGTTCGGGATCCCCGAGACCCTCGTACCGGTCATGCTTATCGCAGTGGGCAAGGGAGCGGCTCCAGGCAGAGCGACAGCGCGTCTGCCGCTCGAGGAGATCACGTTCTGGAACGGCCAGGGCCTGAAGTAA
- a CDS encoding SLC13 family permease: MNIADIALFKGLSNVDLAKVLGRLERRTLRADETLFSAGDPGDGMYVVLRGQIALYIETDEGARRALTVLQEGDMLGEMALLTGEPRSATAVAAAETELFEIGEETFRQLIEEHAVLSAYFIRLLSGRLTQTNARLTETREAETARIRQQAARWPAEVADAMLAAAALPFADKPLLEQLAGLRSFDAALEADADLRAMIRQDPDRAARVSVMPAVRAVLTELYVERHGHGARTQLTHEAAQYYASAEDTVAAAAVLADGGAWAELFALLDAAAAGTSPSAKQAAAPSSGRAAGVSGHGAVGTSPIAKQAAAPSSGRAAGVSGHGAAGTSPSANEAAASARSQTAAALEAAAKPPSDRGDAGGAAQPPSASAAAPRQRFPLADLLARCPDELLFGRPGLFAAYLDDCLARGREEGYVRFEAALEMASARFEPAQTAALYAWGAEWCRQAGRPHKALEYMRLAESLPGTEPESAEQGLRLAREKLRDEQNKRLVEQASALLGGGRLPWLAGILLALSGLLYFHFADPFAGLTRQGMDFIGIGIAAVVMWIVRVVPDYLVALFMAMLWVAGGVAEPSVALSGFASPSWLYMLFILALGAAITKSGLLYRFSLLALKLFPASYRGQFWGIIASGALLNPLIPSSSAKVGLGVPIARTLSEAMGFADRSRGMAGLSLTAMVFYGFTAPFVLTGSYTNVMALGMAGGTNGVSWFQWLIYALPAFLVFGGSMAGYMAWTFRRREPGRPIRREVLDDQLKLIGRWTRSERVTAAAALGSIALLILQPLHGLDYAWVMLLGFAALVVFGVLDGQTLKTGIDWPFLLFIGVAFSFAEVAERVGVVEAMSDVLGARMAAFSGSPTLFLVSVVLLSFLVTLIVRDDAAVILLVVSTAGLAAQAGIHPWVLVFVILLSTDPFFFAYQSPTYLTGYYSAEGRSFTHRQGQLTALGYGLAVLLLTVACVPYWKWLGLIGHGG; the protein is encoded by the coding sequence GTGAACATAGCGGATATCGCGCTGTTTAAAGGACTGTCCAACGTGGATCTGGCCAAGGTGCTCGGGCGGCTGGAACGGCGTACGCTGCGGGCGGACGAGACGCTGTTTAGTGCAGGCGACCCGGGGGACGGCATGTACGTCGTGCTGCGCGGGCAGATCGCGCTCTATATAGAGACGGATGAAGGCGCGCGGCGGGCGCTGACCGTATTGCAAGAGGGGGACATGCTCGGCGAGATGGCGCTCCTGACCGGCGAGCCGCGCAGCGCGACCGCCGTCGCCGCCGCCGAGACGGAGCTTTTCGAGATCGGCGAAGAGACGTTCCGGCAGCTGATCGAGGAGCATGCGGTGCTGTCGGCTTATTTTATACGTCTGCTGTCGGGCAGGCTGACGCAGACGAACGCGCGGCTGACGGAGACGCGCGAGGCGGAGACTGCACGCATCCGGCAGCAGGCGGCACGATGGCCGGCCGAGGTCGCGGACGCCATGCTCGCGGCGGCTGCGCTGCCGTTTGCGGACAAGCCGCTGTTGGAGCAATTGGCTGGGCTCCGTTCCTTCGACGCCGCGCTGGAAGCGGATGCGGACCTCCGCGCCATGATCCGTCAGGATCCGGACCGCGCCGCACGCGTCTCTGTCATGCCGGCAGTCCGAGCCGTGCTGACAGAGCTTTACGTCGAGCGACACGGGCACGGCGCTCGCACGCAATTAACGCATGAAGCCGCGCAGTATTATGCGTCGGCGGAGGATACGGTCGCAGCCGCCGCAGTACTGGCAGACGGCGGAGCTTGGGCGGAGCTGTTCGCGCTGCTGGACGCCGCTGCAGCCGGCACATCGCCAAGCGCAAAACAAGCGGCAGCGCCTTCAAGCGGCCGGGCCGCCGGCGTATCCGGCCATGGCGCGGTCGGCACATCGCCAATCGCAAAACAAGCGGCAGCGCCTTCAAGCGGCCGGGCCGCCGGCGTATCCGGCCATGGCGCGGCCGGCACATCGCCAAGTGCAAACGAAGCCGCAGCGTCGGCTCGCTCCCAGACCGCCGCAGCGCTGGAAGCTGCTGCCAAGCCGCCGTCAGACCGCGGCGATGCCGGCGGGGCCGCGCAACCTCCTTCCGCGTCGGCCGCCGCGCCCCGGCAGCGCTTTCCGCTCGCGGACCTGCTGGCACGCTGCCCCGACGAGCTGCTGTTCGGCCGTCCAGGCTTGTTTGCCGCCTATCTGGACGATTGTCTCGCGCGCGGACGCGAAGAGGGATATGTCCGGTTCGAGGCCGCGCTGGAGATGGCGTCCGCACGCTTTGAGCCTGCGCAGACCGCGGCCCTGTACGCTTGGGGAGCCGAGTGGTGCAGGCAGGCGGGCCGTCCGCACAAAGCGCTGGAATATATGCGGCTCGCCGAGTCCCTTCCGGGCACCGAGCCGGAGAGCGCGGAACAAGGCCTGCGCTTGGCCAGGGAGAAGCTGCGGGACGAGCAGAACAAAAGGCTCGTCGAGCAGGCGAGCGCGCTATTGGGCGGAGGCCGGCTCCCGTGGCTCGCCGGCATCCTGCTGGCGCTGAGCGGCTTGCTGTATTTCCACTTCGCCGATCCGTTTGCCGGACTGACCCGGCAGGGGATGGACTTTATCGGCATCGGCATCGCCGCAGTCGTCATGTGGATCGTGCGCGTCGTGCCGGACTACCTCGTCGCGCTATTCATGGCGATGCTGTGGGTGGCGGGCGGCGTCGCCGAGCCGTCGGTCGCGCTGTCCGGCTTTGCCTCGCCAAGCTGGCTCTACATGCTGTTCATTTTGGCGTTGGGCGCGGCGATTACGAAGTCCGGCCTGCTGTACCGCTTTTCCCTGCTTGCGCTGAAGCTGTTCCCCGCGAGCTACCGCGGGCAGTTCTGGGGGATTATCGCGAGCGGCGCGCTGCTGAATCCGCTGATTCCCTCCTCTTCGGCGAAGGTCGGACTCGGCGTGCCGATCGCCCGCACGCTGTCCGAAGCGATGGGTTTCGCTGACCGCTCGCGCGGAATGGCGGGCCTGTCGCTTACGGCGATGGTGTTCTACGGCTTCACGGCGCCGTTCGTGCTGACGGGCTCCTACACCAACGTGATGGCGCTGGGCATGGCCGGCGGAACGAACGGCGTAAGCTGGTTCCAATGGCTGATCTACGCCCTGCCGGCCTTTCTCGTCTTTGGCGGATCGATGGCGGGCTACATGGCCTGGACCTTTCGCCGGCGGGAGCCTGGACGCCCGATCCGCCGGGAGGTGCTCGACGATCAGCTGAAGCTGATCGGGCGGTGGACCCGGAGCGAGCGGGTAACGGCGGCGGCCGCGCTCGGGTCGATCGCGCTGCTCATTCTGCAGCCGCTGCACGGCTTGGACTATGCCTGGGTTATGCTGCTCGGCTTTGCGGCGCTGGTCGTATTCGGCGTACTCGACGGACAGACGCTGAAAACAGGCATCGACTGGCCGTTTCTGCTGTTTATCGGCGTCGCCTTCAGCTTCGCCGAGGTGGCCGAGCGCGTCGGCGTCGTGGAAGCGATGTCTGACGTGCTCGGCGCGCGGATGGCTGCTTTTTCCGGCTCGCCGACGCTGTTTCTCGTCTCGGTCGTGCTGCTGTCGTTTCTCGTGACGCTGATCGTCCGGGACGACGCGGCCGTCATTTTGCTCGTCGTGTCGACCGCGGGCCTGGCGGCGCAGGCAGGCATCCACCCTTGGGTGCTCGTGTTTGTGATTCTTCTGTCGACCGATCCGTTCTTTTTCGCCTATCAATCCCCGACCTATCTGACCGGCTACTATAGCGCGGAAGGCCGCTCGTTTACGCATCGCCAGGGCCAGCTGACCGCGCTCGGCTACGGCCTAGCGGTACTGCTGCTGACCGTCGCCTGCGTGCCCTATTGGAAATGGCTCGGGCTAATCGGTCACGGCGGGTGA
- a CDS encoding DUF3898 domain-containing protein yields MWAAGDKRQLQEKWTHEDVMGATAHIVEYQPDLELKFKADDIAVRAKMSDYGDSIHIARMNGKYVLLIEADGLHFEKGMSPIELLHPEDIEQVLARMRGRPRPGH; encoded by the coding sequence ATGTGGGCGGCCGGCGACAAGCGGCAGCTGCAAGAAAAGTGGACGCACGAAGACGTCATGGGCGCGACCGCCCATATCGTGGAGTATCAGCCGGATCTGGAGCTGAAGTTCAAGGCCGACGATATTGCCGTCCGGGCCAAGATGAGCGACTACGGCGATTCGATCCATATCGCCCGCATGAACGGCAAGTACGTGCTGTTGATCGAAGCCGACGGCCTGCACTTCGAGAAAGGCATGTCCCCGATCGAGCTGCTGCATCCCGAGGACATCGAGCAAGTGCTGGCCCGCATGCGCGGTCGTCCGCGCCCGGGACATTAA
- a CDS encoding GyrI-like domain-containing protein, which translates to MTAKIDYKKQDKALYLPKGEPVILDVPAMSFVAIEGEGDPNRPAFALETEALYALSYAVKMSYKGSDAPAGYYDYTVYPLEGVWGLVDLTKPSTDKNNWKYTIMIRQPDFLTEDGFRYFVEKTAANKPNAPLDRLKFITMADGPSCQMMHTGSFEEEPASFARMEAFCAEAGYRRASRLHREIYLSDPRRTAPEKLRTVLRFAVAK; encoded by the coding sequence ATGACCGCCAAAATCGACTATAAGAAGCAAGACAAAGCGCTCTATCTGCCCAAGGGCGAGCCCGTCATTCTCGACGTGCCCGCCATGTCCTTCGTCGCGATCGAAGGCGAGGGGGATCCGAACCGTCCCGCGTTCGCACTGGAGACGGAGGCGCTGTACGCGCTGAGCTACGCGGTCAAAATGTCGTATAAAGGAAGCGATGCGCCTGCCGGGTACTACGATTATACGGTCTATCCGCTCGAGGGCGTATGGGGCCTCGTCGACTTGACGAAGCCATCCACGGACAAAAACAATTGGAAATACACGATTATGATTCGCCAGCCCGACTTTTTGACGGAGGACGGATTCCGGTATTTCGTCGAAAAGACGGCGGCAAATAAACCAAACGCGCCACTCGATCGGCTGAAATTCATCACGATGGCGGACGGCCCGAGCTGTCAAATGATGCATACCGGCAGCTTCGAGGAGGAACCTGCCAGCTTCGCGAGGATGGAGGCATTCTGCGCGGAGGCAGGCTATCGGCGCGCGTCGAGGCTGCATCGCGAGATTTATCTGTCCGATCCGCGCAGGACGGCGCCGGAGAAGCTGCGGACGGTCCTGCGGTTTGCGGTTGCGAAGTAG